One Polynucleobacter sp. MG-5-Ahmo-C2 genomic window carries:
- a CDS encoding DEAD/DEAH box helicase produces MLFTDLGLSEPILRAIAEEGYTSPTPIQAKSIPAVLKGGDLLAAAQTGTGKTAGFTLPILQRLSSSKANSGKRLLRVLILTPTRELAAQVQESVVTYGKYTGLKSTVIFGGVGANPQIKAIASGLDILVATPGRLLDLMSQKCVSLNDIEILVLDEADRMLDMGFLRDIKKILAALPKQRQNLLFSATFSAEIKALADGLLNSPALIEVARSNSTNEAIAQLIHPVDRTKKHPLLAHLIKTNDWKQVLVFTRTKHGANKLVTQLEKDGITSMAIHGNKSQSARTKALADFKAGKLTALVATDIAARGIDIDQLPHVVNYDLPNVSEDYVHRIGRTGRAGSNGVAVSLVCVDEHQMLRDIEKLIKQKLPQEVIAGFEPDPNAVAQPIQLRSQQHQQSRKPKAAGSSNTGGASKAPAKRSSPPKRSFNR; encoded by the coding sequence ATGTTATTTACAGACCTCGGTTTATCCGAACCCATTCTTCGCGCTATTGCAGAAGAAGGCTACACCAGCCCCACACCGATTCAAGCGAAGTCGATTCCGGCAGTACTGAAAGGCGGGGATCTTTTAGCCGCCGCACAAACAGGTACCGGTAAAACCGCTGGTTTCACACTCCCGATTTTGCAGCGCCTTAGCAGTTCAAAGGCCAATTCTGGCAAACGCCTCTTACGTGTACTCATTCTGACTCCCACTCGCGAGTTAGCAGCCCAAGTTCAAGAGTCGGTTGTCACGTATGGCAAATACACTGGCTTGAAGTCCACTGTCATCTTTGGTGGTGTCGGTGCCAACCCGCAAATTAAAGCAATTGCTAGCGGCTTAGATATTTTGGTTGCCACACCGGGCCGCTTACTCGATTTGATGTCACAAAAATGCGTCTCACTCAATGATATTGAAATTCTGGTTCTAGATGAAGCTGATCGCATGCTCGATATGGGCTTCTTGCGAGATATCAAAAAGATCCTAGCTGCTCTGCCTAAGCAACGCCAGAATCTTCTATTCTCGGCCACTTTCTCCGCTGAAATTAAAGCACTCGCAGATGGCTTATTAAACTCACCCGCCCTGATTGAAGTTGCGCGTAGCAATAGCACGAATGAAGCCATTGCACAGTTGATTCATCCGGTTGATAGAACCAAGAAGCACCCCCTGTTAGCACACTTGATTAAAACGAATGACTGGAAACAGGTCCTCGTTTTTACTCGCACTAAGCATGGCGCTAACAAACTTGTCACTCAACTAGAAAAAGATGGTATTACTAGCATGGCTATTCATGGCAACAAGAGTCAATCCGCTAGAACAAAAGCATTGGCAGATTTCAAGGCTGGTAAGTTAACCGCTTTAGTTGCCACGGATATTGCTGCTCGCGGCATTGATATCGACCAACTACCTCACGTAGTGAACTATGACTTGCCTAACGTTTCTGAAGATTATGTACATCGCATTGGACGAACCGGACGTGCAGGATCAAATGGTGTTGCAGTTTCTTTGGTTTGCGTTGATGAACACCAAATGCTCAGAGATATCGAAAAACTCATCAAACAAAAACTGCCGCAAGAAGTCATTGCCGGTTTTGAGCCAGATCCCAACGCCGTTGCTCAACCCATTCAGTTGCGCAGCCAACAACATCAGCAATCTAGAAAGCCCAAGGCTGCAGGCTCAAGCAATACCGGTGGGGCTAGCAAAGCTCCAGCTAAGCGCTCGAGCCCGCCCAAAAGAAGCTTTAATAGATAA
- a CDS encoding YbgC/FadM family acyl-CoA thioesterase: MTTAHSQFPYIHRVCYSDTDAAGFVYHGRYLEIFERSRAEWLAQRDLTPTKLINEFGILLPVRELSMHFYKPGRLDDLLYIDQVIEHRGRTQVVVKQNAQRKIQGNDTKEMQVIASATLHIVCVDTSTLKPKALPDWLFLANEA, from the coding sequence ATGACCACTGCTCACTCCCAATTTCCATACATCCATCGTGTGTGCTACTCCGATACCGATGCTGCTGGCTTTGTTTACCACGGCCGCTACCTTGAAATCTTTGAGCGCAGTCGTGCAGAATGGTTGGCGCAGCGTGACCTGACCCCAACAAAACTCATCAATGAATTTGGGATCCTGCTTCCCGTCCGAGAACTCTCCATGCATTTCTACAAGCCAGGTCGCTTAGATGATCTTTTATATATTGATCAAGTGATTGAACATCGTGGCCGTACACAGGTTGTCGTAAAACAAAATGCACAAAGAAAAATTCAGGGTAACGATACTAAAGAGATGCAAGTCATCGCGAGCGCTACTTTGCATATTGTTTGCGTAGACACTAGCACTCTGAAGCCTAAAGCCTTACCTGATTGGCTCTTTTTGGCTAATGAGGCCTGA